In a genomic window of Bombina bombina isolate aBomBom1 chromosome 8, aBomBom1.pri, whole genome shotgun sequence:
- the LOC128639012 gene encoding jerky protein homolog: protein MSPKVDKQKRRRNTLKLSDKLEIIKKLESGVSVSVLMETYDIGKSTIYDIKNSKNKILQFTASSEPYNKIAERKSLHKPKLENLDKVLHEWFLIKRSEGMAISGPMLITKAKSFKEQMNIDSECNFSSGWLRNFKMRHGIRQLNVVGERQSADTHAAADYSATFEKIVIDYDLTPDQIYNADETGVFWKCLPTKTLAGNQERNAKGFKMNKERLTVLTCANASGQHKIKLLVIGKYKRPRAFKGILHLPVTYKAQKNAWMDKDIFQDWFVNDFIPSVRQNLTNLGKPANTKCLLLLDNCRAHPHESKLVSDCGNIFASYLPPNVTSLIQPMDQGVIRNFKCHYKNDFMMKMLNKDVDSIEFQRSFTIKDAVFSLVTAWNTVKPVTLLRAWRKLWPNVMHGELECEENEDLEGFLVEQRASEVNELMQSVKLAQEDNPLCKLNEEDLEEWICIEDDVEIAATFTDQEIIDSITNPDQTEEHTSEKSDEEDDRLETEKVSWATAEKCMETIVKFVEQNHSFTLQDVMQVHMVQNNFITKKLQSRRQCDIRRYLQKTTEASAIQTTNQLQQQTLTTLNPQTDHLAQQEEENMSYAEETSANSHPASQKLSSQADHQV, encoded by the exons ATGTCTCCTAAAGTGGATAAACAGAAGCGTAGGAGAAACACTCTAAAATTGAGTGACAAACTTGAAATCATCAAAAAACTtgaatcaggggttagtgtttctgttctaATGGAAACATATGACATTGGAAAGTCTACCATTTATGatataaaaaattccaaaaataaaattcTACAGTTTACAGCCTCATCTGAGCCTTACAACaaaattgcagaaagaaaaagttTACATAAGCCAAAGTTAGAAAATCTTGATAAGGTTTTGCATGAATGGTTTTTGATTAAACGATCAGAAGGTATGGCAATTTCTGGGCCAATGCTTATCACCAAAGCAAAATCTTTTAAGGAGCAAATGAACATTGATTCTGAATGTAACTTTAGCAGTGGGTGGCTTAGGAATTTTAAAATGCGTCATGGTATTAGACAGCTAAATGTTGTTGGAGAAAGGCAGTCAGCTGATACACATGCTGCAGCAGATTATAgtgcaacatttgaaaaaattgTCATTGACTATGATCTCACACCTGATCAAATTTACAATGCAGATGAAACAGGTGTTTTCTGGAAATGTCTGCCCACTAAAACTCTGGCTGGAAACCAAGAACGAAATGCTAAAGGTTTTAAGATGAATAAAGAAAGACTTACTGTCCTCACCTGTGCTAATGCTTCTGGACAGCATAaaatcaagcttctggtgattgGCAAATATAAGCGCCCACGGGCATTTAAAGGAATTTTGCACCTCCCTGTGACTTATAAAGCTCAAAAAAATGCTTGGATGGACAAAGACATTTTTCAAGATTGGTTTGTTAATGATTTTATTCCATCAGTCCGCCAGAACCTAACAAATTTGGGAAAACCTGCTAACACAAAGTGCTTGCTGCTTCTTGACAACTGTAGGGCTCACCCCCATGAATCAAAATTAGTGTCTGATTGTGGAAATATTTTTGCATCTTACTTGCCACCAAATGTTACATCACTAATTCAGCCCATGGACCAAGGAGTCATTAGGAACTTcaaatgccattataaaaatgactTTATGATGAAAATGTTAAACAAGGATGTTGATTCTATAGAATTTCAACGTAGCTTTACaataaaagatgcagtgttttctctTGTAACTGCATGGAACACAGTCAAGCCTGTAACTCTTTTAAGAGCTTGGCGAAAGTTATGGCCAAATGTGATGCATGGAGAGCTAGAGTGTGAGGAAAATGAAGATCTTGAAGGGTTCCTTGTAGAGCAGAGAGCATCTGAAGTGAATGAACTCATGCAATCTGTCAAATTAGCCCAGGAAGACAACCCTCTATGCAAACTTAATGAAGAGGACCTAGAAGAGTGGATATGCATTGAAGATGATGTTGAGATTGCAGCCACTTTTACTGATCAAGAAATCATTGACAGCATCACAAATCCAGATCAGACAGAGGAGCACACTTCTGAAAAATCTGATGAAGAAGATGACAGACTTGAAACTGAAAAGGTATCTTGGGCTACTGCTGAAAAATGCATGGAAACCATTGTGAAATTTGTGGAACAAAACCATAGCTTTACACTCCAAGACGTCATGCAAGTGCACATGGTGCAAAATAATTTTATCACAAAGAAATTACAAAGTCGCAGACAATGTGACATACGAAGatatttacaaaaaacaacagaAGCATCTGCCATCCAAACTACCAATCAACTGCAGCAGCAAACACTCACAACACTCAATCCACAAACAGATCACCTTGCACAGCAGGAAGAAGAAAACATGTCATATGcag aggaaacatctgctAATAGCCATCCTGCATCGCAGAAGCTCAGTTCACAAGCGGATCACCAGGTGTAG